In Nostoc sp. GT001, a genomic segment contains:
- a CDS encoding IS701 family transposase produces MDVELQILKHLARDAHPTVATIDEYCAEYEDLFKEVRNYECFKYLHLGIMSQIQRKSLPEIAKVVSINSAQSLHHFLANSDWSVNKLKQRRLNKLKKELDGQAITVVIDETGDRKKGKKTDYVARQYLGSVGKVDNGIVSVNAYGICSNITFPLIVKVFKPKGTLKESDKYKTKIELASEIITELIELGFNIELVLADSLYGESSQFIRKIAEYKLDYVVAIRSNHGVWLPAGQRVRANKWCKFERTFSNQKSEIRYIREIIYGKKRAITYWEITTDPETMPENSTSFVMTNLQGNLKKTLGDLYGLRTWVEYGFRQCKQELGWTDYRFTNFQHIERWWEIIFCVYTMISLNSPVFLGFNQSRQLETEAQENSDVDFSNHPQWNHESGWKNTLNNLRLIIQPLLLFWLIYPWLSIFPNSQLLLGFNHLIAAMNQFKPFYASG; encoded by the coding sequence ATGGATGTAGAATTACAAATCCTGAAACATTTGGCAAGAGACGCTCACCCAACAGTTGCCACGATAGATGAATATTGTGCAGAGTATGAAGACCTATTTAAAGAAGTAAGAAATTATGAGTGCTTCAAATATTTACATCTGGGAATAATGTCCCAAATTCAAAGAAAATCATTACCAGAGATAGCGAAAGTAGTAAGTATAAACTCTGCACAGTCGTTACATCATTTTCTAGCCAATTCAGATTGGTCAGTAAATAAGTTAAAACAACGAAGATTAAATAAATTAAAGAAAGAATTAGATGGTCAGGCAATTACAGTAGTAATAGATGAAACAGGAGATAGGAAAAAAGGTAAAAAGACTGATTATGTGGCTAGGCAATATTTAGGAAGTGTGGGTAAGGTAGATAATGGGATAGTTTCAGTCAATGCTTATGGAATTTGCTCTAACATAACTTTTCCATTAATTGTAAAAGTATTCAAACCCAAAGGAACCCTAAAGGAGTCAGATAAATATAAAACTAAAATAGAGTTGGCATCAGAAATTATTACTGAATTAATCGAATTAGGCTTTAATATTGAATTAGTATTAGCAGATAGTTTATATGGTGAAAGTAGCCAATTTATTAGAAAAATAGCTGAGTATAAATTAGATTATGTCGTAGCGATAAGAAGTAATCATGGAGTCTGGTTGCCAGCAGGACAGAGGGTTAGGGCGAATAAGTGGTGTAAATTTGAGAGAACATTTAGCAATCAGAAATCAGAAATTAGATACATTAGGGAAATAATTTATGGTAAAAAAAGAGCCATAACTTACTGGGAAATAACTACTGACCCAGAAACTATGCCAGAAAATTCTACCTCCTTCGTGATGACGAATCTTCAAGGGAATTTGAAGAAGACTTTAGGCGATTTATATGGATTAAGAACCTGGGTAGAATATGGGTTTCGACAGTGTAAACAGGAACTAGGCTGGACAGATTACCGTTTCACTAATTTCCAACATATTGAGAGATGGTGGGAGATTATTTTTTGTGTTTACACGATGATTAGTTTAAATTCTCCAGTCTTCTTAGGCTTCAATCAATCTCGTCAACTTGAGACTGAAGCACAAGAAAATAGTGATGTTGATTTTTCTAATCATCCGCAATGGAATCATGAATCAGGATGGAAGAATACTTTAAATAATCTGCGTCTCATTATCCAACCACTTTTACTATTTTGGTTAATTTATCCCTGGTTAAGTATTTTCCCTAATTCACAGTTGTTACTGGGATTCAATCATTTAATTGCAGCCATGAATCAATTTAAACCCTTTTATGCTTCTGGATGA
- a CDS encoding response regulator transcription factor, translated as MKILLVEDDVLLSTALFELLSANRYTIDIASNGQAGLELALSTEYELILLDWLIPKLDGITLCRQLRSQGYCKSILLLTGKNSNADIVAGLDAGADDYVIKPFDPEALLARIRSLLRRNGAISSSTLTWGNLSLDPSA; from the coding sequence ATGAAAATTTTGTTGGTAGAGGATGACGTATTACTGAGTACAGCACTCTTCGAGTTGTTGAGTGCAAATCGTTATACTATCGACATCGCAAGCAATGGACAAGCGGGATTAGAACTAGCGCTATCGACTGAATATGAGTTGATTTTGCTGGACTGGCTAATTCCGAAACTGGATGGGATTACCTTGTGTCGGCAACTGCGATCGCAAGGCTACTGTAAATCTATTCTGTTGTTAACAGGGAAAAATTCTAATGCAGATATTGTGGCGGGGTTAGATGCCGGAGCAGATGATTACGTCATAAAACCCTTCGACCCAGAAGCATTACTAGCCAGAATTCGCTCTTTATTACGACGCAATGGGGCGATCTCATCATCCACATTAACCTGGGGAAATCTCTCTTTAGATCCAAGTGCTTAG
- a CDS encoding class II aldolase/adducin family protein, with amino-acid sequence MANYIRPKPPVFERVEDERLHRKQRLAAAFRLFGKFGFSEGIAGHITARDPEFTDHFWVNPFGAYFGHIRVSDLILVNKEGEVVKGDAEVNQAAFAIHSQIHEARPDVIAAAHAHSLYGKAWSSLGRLLDPLTQDSCAFYEDHALFDDFTGVVLETSEGQRLAQTLGPKKAIILRNHSILTVGHTVDEAAFWYISLERSCQGQLLAEAAGRPTAIKHETARLTQTQVGSHVSGWFSFQPLYDRIVREEPDLLN; translated from the coding sequence ATGGCCAATTATATTAGACCAAAACCCCCAGTTTTCGAGCGAGTTGAAGACGAACGCCTGCACCGTAAGCAACGCCTCGCCGCTGCCTTTCGCCTGTTTGGTAAGTTTGGCTTCAGCGAGGGAATCGCAGGCCATATTACGGCTCGCGATCCTGAGTTTACAGACCATTTTTGGGTCAATCCATTCGGGGCATACTTCGGTCATATCCGAGTTTCTGACCTGATTCTAGTTAACAAAGAAGGTGAGGTGGTTAAAGGCGATGCTGAGGTAAATCAAGCTGCTTTCGCCATCCATTCTCAGATTCATGAAGCTCGACCTGATGTCATCGCAGCAGCTCACGCCCATTCACTTTATGGTAAAGCCTGGTCTAGTTTGGGGCGTCTTCTTGACCCCTTGACTCAAGATTCTTGTGCTTTTTACGAAGACCATGCCCTGTTTGACGATTTTACAGGTGTTGTTTTAGAAACTTCTGAAGGTCAGCGATTGGCGCAAACTTTGGGGCCAAAGAAAGCCATAATCCTACGTAACCATAGTATTTTAACTGTGGGACATACAGTCGATGAAGCTGCCTTCTGGTACATTAGCTTAGAGCGATCGTGCCAAGGTCAACTGTTGGCAGAAGCTGCGGGTAGACCTACTGCTATCAAACACGAAACAGCCCGTTTAACACAAACTCAAGTGGGGTCACATGTAAGTGGATGGTTCAGTTTCCAGCCCCTTTACGACCGGATTGTGCGCGAAGAACCCGATTTACTAAATTAG
- a CDS encoding RluA family pseudouridine synthase, with protein sequence MVVLHPLSDFIDCDFAIANSSCSYWYEGRCPQSGDRLKLPRTSMSEAIAHGLMQHLAKNDCYSREGKMYGILLVELPNGEQRVLKAFSGLLNGCSVVEGWVPPIPGRDEVAFEENRTLAQLDAIKQEIITLKQLTERQQYEILFNGFEQQLQAMSDRHRYCKHQRQEKRQLICNTLTPEALTIALEQLDEESRQQGIERRQLKRQQNAVLQPLQKVIAAADAQISELKQRRKALSGQLQAQMHASYSLTNFSGRSQSLQQLMPGGSPTGTGDCCAPKLLHYAATHNLKPLAMAEFWWGESSVNQDKVQGEFYGACAERCQPLMGFLLSGLRPNPPAPFPRREGGGRSPSPDRVGVWGEVTLPIIYEDEWLIAVNKPAGLLSVPGRYRDRQDSVLSRLRNLLPDGMVLISLHRLDQETSGILLLARDRQTHRQLSQQFQQRRIHKVYEAILSGVLTIEQGKIELPLWGDPENRPEQKVDWQHGKPSLTHFQVMAREGDYTRVEFTPLTGRTHQLRVHAADTRGLGITILGDRLYGCCAVTSRLHLHARELRFEHPQLEKTLHLQAITPF encoded by the coding sequence ATGGTAGTTCTGCACCCACTTTCAGATTTCATCGACTGCGATTTTGCGATCGCCAACTCATCTTGTAGCTATTGGTACGAAGGGCGTTGTCCGCAAAGTGGCGATCGCCTAAAATTACCCCGCACTTCAATGTCCGAAGCGATCGCCCACGGACTAATGCAACATCTTGCCAAGAATGACTGTTATTCTCGTGAAGGGAAGATGTATGGAATACTATTAGTTGAACTGCCTAATGGCGAACAACGAGTACTAAAAGCTTTTTCTGGTCTTTTGAATGGTTGCAGTGTGGTTGAAGGCTGGGTGCCGCCAATTCCTGGACGAGATGAAGTTGCTTTTGAGGAAAACCGGACTTTGGCACAGTTGGACGCGATTAAGCAAGAAATTATTACCTTGAAGCAACTAACCGAACGCCAGCAGTATGAAATCCTGTTTAATGGCTTTGAGCAGCAGTTACAAGCAATGAGCGATCGCCATCGCTATTGCAAACATCAACGACAAGAAAAACGTCAGCTAATCTGCAATACACTCACTCCCGAAGCGCTTACTATTGCCCTTGAACAACTTGACGAAGAGAGTCGTCAGCAGGGAATTGAGCGACGACAACTTAAACGCCAGCAAAATGCTGTATTACAGCCCCTACAAAAGGTAATTGCAGCGGCGGATGCGCAAATTAGCGAATTGAAACAACGGCGCAAAGCACTTTCTGGTCAATTGCAAGCTCAAATGCACGCTAGCTACAGTCTGACTAATTTTTCCGGGCGATCGCAATCATTGCAACAATTGATGCCAGGAGGTTCGCCCACTGGTACAGGAGACTGTTGTGCCCCAAAGCTGCTGCATTATGCAGCAACACATAATCTCAAACCATTGGCAATGGCAGAATTTTGGTGGGGTGAGTCGTCCGTAAATCAGGATAAAGTTCAAGGAGAGTTTTATGGAGCCTGTGCCGAGCGATGTCAGCCATTAATGGGGTTTTTACTTTCAGGGTTAAGACCTAACCCCCCAGCCCCCTTCCCTCGCAGGGAAGGGGGAGGGAGAAGCCCCTCCCCTGATAGGGTGGGGGTTTGGGGAGAGGTCACTTTACCGATTATTTATGAAGATGAATGGCTGATTGCTGTCAACAAACCTGCTGGATTACTTTCAGTACCCGGTCGTTATCGCGATCGCCAAGATAGTGTTTTGAGTCGCTTACGTAATTTGTTACCTGATGGTATGGTGCTTATATCTCTGCATCGCCTAGATCAAGAAACTTCTGGGATTTTGTTGTTAGCACGCGATCGTCAAACCCATCGGCAACTCAGCCAGCAGTTTCAGCAACGGCGGATTCACAAGGTTTATGAAGCCATACTTTCGGGTGTTTTGACAATTGAGCAAGGTAAAATTGAACTGCCATTATGGGGAGATCCTGAAAATCGCCCTGAGCAAAAAGTTGATTGGCAACACGGTAAGCCCAGCTTGACACACTTTCAGGTAATGGCGAGAGAAGGAGATTATACCCGCGTAGAATTTACACCACTAACAGGACGCACTCATCAGTTGAGGGTTCATGCTGCTGATACACGAGGACTTGGGATAACTATTTTAGGCGATCGCCTTTATGGATGCTGTGCAGTTACTAGTAGGTTACATCTACACGCCAGAGAACTTCGCTTCGAGCATCCGCAGTTAGAAAAAACCTTGCATTTACAAGCAATTACGCCATTTTGA
- a CDS encoding RRXRR domain-containing protein translates to MTKVFILDANRQPLYPVRISHARLLLSQGKATVFQRYPFTIILKESLSHLKLEQLGFKIHPSIKINRN, encoded by the coding sequence ATGACTAAAGTATTCATTCTCGATGCCAACAGACAACCGTTATATCCAGTACGCATCAGCCATGCTAGGCTGCTATTGTCACAAGGTAAAGCTACTGTCTTCCAGCGATATCCTTTTACTATCATTCTGAAGGAGTCCCTTTCTCATCTAAAACTTGAGCAACTTGGCTTTAAAATTCATCCTAGTATTAAAATAAATCGTAATTGA
- a CDS encoding response regulator has translation MLSRVTCNEQEILLTATEYKLLELFLQNPDRIFSRAVILDRLWGFGDAPTENAVTTHIKDLRKKLKTAGIAEEFLETVYGMGYRIKPPPSCSISVGEKNQDGKKKPSPKDMTSVNRVLERFRNSFVGQVAVLEQAKTALLAGNLHEDLQQRALREAHKLAGSMGSFGYPEGSRLGRKIEHLLLENSSLSPEQISNFSQLVTALQQELTKPAVTSTAPNVPMKQTHRLLVIDNDTMLTQQLQAEADSWGIRMKVAPNLATARSLFSLANPDAVLLDLSFTEIEEDGLILLSEIVERSPNIPVIVFTGRDTLADRLKVSRLGARQFLHKPATTEEIFQAIARVLPQPKTSEAKVLIVDDDPVILAGLSALLTPWGLEVITLSQSQQFWKVLIATSPDLVVLDLEMPIVNGLELCKVVRQDVQWGDLPILVVTAHTEAEFLQQAFAAGADDFISKPVLGPELVTRVLSRIQRTRWRSQAGRSKA, from the coding sequence GTGCTTAGCAGAGTAACTTGTAATGAGCAGGAAATTCTCCTCACAGCCACAGAATACAAATTGCTAGAGTTGTTTTTGCAAAACCCAGACCGGATCTTTAGTCGTGCAGTAATTCTAGATCGGCTTTGGGGATTTGGGGATGCACCGACTGAAAATGCAGTTACGACTCATATTAAAGACTTGCGAAAGAAACTGAAAACAGCAGGTATAGCAGAAGAATTTCTAGAAACGGTATATGGTATGGGCTATCGCATCAAGCCTCCACCTAGTTGCTCCATCTCTGTTGGGGAAAAGAATCAAGATGGCAAGAAAAAACCCAGCCCCAAAGATATGACTTCTGTAAATCGGGTGCTGGAGCGATTTCGTAATTCCTTTGTTGGACAGGTTGCAGTGCTGGAGCAAGCAAAAACCGCACTCTTGGCAGGGAATTTACATGAAGATTTACAGCAGAGGGCATTGCGTGAAGCCCATAAGCTAGCAGGTTCAATGGGGTCGTTCGGTTATCCAGAGGGTTCCCGGCTCGGACGGAAAATAGAACATTTGCTGCTTGAAAATTCCTCCCTATCTCCAGAGCAAATCTCTAATTTCTCGCAACTGGTAACAGCATTACAGCAAGAGTTAACCAAGCCTGCTGTCACTTCCACTGCTCCAAACGTCCCGATGAAGCAAACTCATCGGCTGTTAGTAATCGATAATGATACTATGCTGACACAGCAGTTGCAGGCAGAAGCCGATTCATGGGGAATCAGGATGAAGGTTGCACCAAACTTAGCAACCGCCCGATCGCTTTTTTCGCTAGCAAATCCTGACGCTGTTTTACTGGATTTGAGTTTTACAGAAATAGAGGAAGACGGATTAATATTATTGAGCGAGATCGTAGAGCGATCGCCAAATATCCCAGTAATTGTTTTTACCGGACGAGATACCCTAGCAGATCGACTGAAAGTATCGCGTTTAGGAGCTAGACAATTTTTGCATAAACCGGCGACAACCGAGGAGATTTTTCAAGCGATCGCTCGTGTCTTACCTCAACCGAAAACTTCCGAAGCCAAAGTTTTAATCGTAGACGATGACCCTGTAATACTGGCTGGATTATCGGCGTTGTTAACTCCTTGGGGGCTGGAAGTAATCACCCTCTCCCAATCACAACAATTTTGGAAGGTGCTGATTGCAACATCTCCTGATTTGGTGGTGCTAGATTTAGAAATGCCGATAGTGAACGGGTTAGAGTTGTGCAAAGTCGTGCGCCAGGATGTCCAGTGGGGAGATTTACCGATTTTAGTAGTTACAGCCCATACCGAAGCAGAATTTCTTCAGCAAGCTTTTGCTGCCGGAGCCGATGATTTTATCAGCAAGCCAGTGCTAGGGCCAGAACTTGTGACACGGGTACTGAGCCGCATTCAAAGAACGCGTTGGCGCTCTCAGGCAGGGAGAAGTAAAGCATGA
- a CDS encoding sulfonate ABC transporter substrate-binding protein, with amino-acid sequence MINQIFRRLIPKWILLIEFRNIPFNNQQKLFFSFPLPIVGAFVTGLCLSLLFAACSSTPTVNAPNLSATSQGNSTSSKATVVRFGYQKTTVLLRTKGVLEKRLAPEGITVQWTEFQAGPQLLEAMNVGSIDIGPVGESPPIFAQAAGTSLTYVVGTAATPASSAILVPQNSQIQKVTDLKGKRVAFQKGSSAHLLLVQALEKSGLKYTDIEPKYLAPADARAAFVKGSVDAWVIWDPFYAAAQEATKARVLIDGTGINKQGGYYLMTRKFVTENPQTVKAILEEIKNLEEWSKQNREEVAKTLAPVLGIDLETMKKATNRRTFGIVPIDDNLINLQQGVADTYYKLKLIPKEVNVKDAMLTKEEYAAFSPKT; translated from the coding sequence ATGATTAACCAAATCTTTCGCCGCTTAATTCCCAAGTGGATATTGTTGATAGAATTCAGGAATATCCCGTTTAACAACCAACAGAAATTATTCTTTTCTTTTCCTTTGCCAATAGTGGGGGCTTTTGTTACAGGTCTTTGTCTGAGCTTGCTATTTGCTGCTTGTTCATCGACACCGACTGTTAATGCACCTAATCTCAGTGCTACATCTCAGGGTAATTCTACTTCCAGTAAAGCAACAGTAGTCAGATTTGGCTATCAAAAAACGACCGTTTTGCTTAGAACTAAGGGTGTTTTAGAAAAGCGTTTAGCGCCAGAAGGTATCACTGTACAGTGGACTGAATTTCAAGCGGGGCCACAACTACTAGAAGCCATGAATGTGGGTAGTATTGACATTGGCCCTGTGGGAGAATCACCGCCAATATTTGCCCAAGCAGCGGGGACATCACTAACTTATGTTGTTGGTACTGCCGCTACTCCGGCTAGTTCAGCAATTCTTGTTCCTCAAAATTCACAAATTCAAAAAGTTACTGACTTGAAGGGCAAAAGAGTCGCTTTTCAAAAAGGATCTAGTGCCCACTTATTATTAGTCCAAGCTTTAGAAAAATCTGGATTGAAATATACAGATATTGAACCTAAATATTTGGCTCCGGCTGATGCCCGTGCTGCATTTGTAAAAGGGAGTGTAGATGCTTGGGTAATTTGGGACCCATTTTATGCAGCGGCTCAAGAGGCGACTAAAGCCAGAGTCCTAATTGATGGCACAGGAATTAATAAACAGGGAGGATATTATTTGATGACTCGCAAATTTGTCACTGAAAATCCTCAAACTGTCAAGGCAATACTGGAGGAAATTAAAAATCTTGAAGAATGGTCTAAACAGAATCGAGAAGAGGTAGCAAAAACTCTTGCACCTGTGTTAGGAATTGACTTGGAAACGATGAAAAAAGCAACTAACAGGCGGACTTTTGGGATTGTACCAATTGACGACAATTTGATAAATCTACAACAAGGTGTTGCAGATACATATTACAAATTGAAGTTAATTCCCAAAGAGGTAAATGTAAAGGATGCAATGTTGACAAAAGAAGAATATGCAGCATTTTCACCAAAAACTTAA